A region of Neochlamydia sp. S13 DNA encodes the following proteins:
- a CDS encoding helix-turn-helix domain-containing protein, producing the protein MFVAAYHTIKELNALSKKKAYASYSLKLRAVAMAMAGESASQIGKTLGYCTSAIQKWIRRYNHHSLEGLKDKRPIISGRKRTLTPEQEKAFLKRVEKGPETCESLRVFHLNDLQFILKEEFGRNLTLPGVWGILRRFSYTPLTRRLQRYKANPKEYKNLKKIRKSSMH; encoded by the coding sequence ATGTTTGTAGCTGCTTATCATACAATCAAAGAATTAAATGCTCTGTCAAAAAAGAAAGCTTATGCTAGTTATAGCCTTAAATTAAGAGCAGTAGCCATGGCGATGGCAGGAGAGAGCGCTTCTCAGATAGGAAAAACTCTAGGTTATTGTACAAGTGCTATTCAGAAGTGGATAAGAAGATACAACCATCACAGCTTAGAAGGATTAAAAGATAAAAGGCCTATAATCAGTGGTAGAAAAAGAACTTTAACTCCTGAGCAAGAGAAAGCATTTCTAAAAAGAGTAGAAAAAGGGCCTGAGACTTGCGAGTCGCTCAGAGTATTTCACTTAAACGATCTTCAATTCATTTTAAAAGAAGAGTTCGGTAGAAATTTAACTTTACCTGGCGTTTGGGGGATTTTACGCCGCTTTAGCTATACGCCCTTGACCCGTCGTCTTCAGCGTTATAAGGCCAATCCAAAGGAATATAAAAACCTTAAAAAAATTCGAAAGTCATCAATGCATTAA
- a CDS encoding IS630 transposase-related protein, which translates to MVYSHDLRKKALNYIENGGSMATASEVFGVTVRTLTNWIKRKKQGCLAPKKRRQSPSKIDSEKLKLYIKQNPDAYLREIAEAFGVTITAVFYACKRLKITLKKRHPSTRKEMRINERSLDKS; encoded by the coding sequence ATGGTATATTCACACGATTTAAGAAAAAAAGCTTTGAATTATATAGAGAATGGCGGCTCAATGGCCACAGCTAGTGAGGTGTTTGGTGTAACAGTTCGCACGTTAACCAACTGGATTAAGCGGAAAAAACAAGGTTGCCTAGCTCCTAAAAAAAGACGACAGAGCCCCAGTAAAATAGATAGTGAAAAGCTAAAATTATATATAAAACAAAATCCTGATGCCTACCTTAGGGAAATAGCTGAGGCATTCGGAGTGACAATAACTGCAGTCTTTTATGCCTGTAAAAGACTGAAAATCACTTTAAAAAAAAGACACCCTTCTACAAGGAAAGAGATGAGAATAAACGAGAGGAGTTTAGACAAAAGCTAG
- a CDS encoding phosphatidylglycerol lysyltransferase domain-containing protein, whose protein sequence is MQLQELPSQQKLSSQEIAEYVTRWGGSPSIALLDPRCQIFTSRYAEGLIGYRLAAGTAFVFGEPVCDPALKISLALEFEEQCKNNKKNIVYTQVSQEFGDWGVQHYKGALIEVGHDFFVDPHLDPTAGRDARMLRKKVKHALTEGTSIHEYTSPQAELEQAMEQAKQTWLKGRKGPQIYLSNIHLFNNRSGKRWFYAIKGNRLVGQCMLNQLEARGGWVINLLMATPEASGGTTELLVVSILEQLRKENCQYLTFGMVPLDKINQITGLSAFSNWFTKTAFKGANWMFKLDGKRKYWQKYKPYYESSHLLFTNKKFMARDMFGLMRAMNARF, encoded by the coding sequence ATGCAGCTTCAAGAATTACCATCTCAACAAAAACTTAGCAGCCAGGAAATAGCCGAGTACGTCACACGTTGGGGAGGCTCCCCTTCTATCGCTTTACTTGATCCGCGCTGCCAAATCTTTACCTCTCGTTATGCTGAAGGGCTTATTGGTTATCGCCTTGCCGCAGGTACCGCTTTTGTGTTTGGCGAGCCTGTATGTGATCCTGCTTTAAAAATTTCATTAGCTCTAGAATTTGAAGAGCAGTGTAAAAACAATAAAAAGAATATCGTTTATACTCAAGTCTCTCAAGAATTTGGAGATTGGGGTGTGCAACACTATAAGGGCGCTCTGATTGAGGTAGGACATGACTTTTTTGTAGATCCTCATCTTGATCCTACGGCAGGACGTGATGCAAGGATGTTGCGTAAAAAAGTTAAGCATGCCTTAACTGAAGGAACGTCTATTCATGAATACACTTCACCACAAGCAGAACTAGAACAAGCCATGGAGCAAGCTAAGCAAACTTGGCTAAAGGGTAGGAAAGGGCCTCAAATCTATCTTTCAAATATTCATCTATTTAACAATCGCTCAGGAAAAAGATGGTTTTATGCTATTAAAGGAAACCGTTTAGTGGGGCAATGCATGTTAAATCAATTAGAAGCAAGAGGTGGCTGGGTCATCAATCTCTTAATGGCCACGCCAGAGGCTTCAGGAGGGACCACTGAGCTCCTTGTCGTCTCCATACTAGAGCAGTTACGTAAGGAAAATTGTCAATATCTTACCTTTGGCATGGTTCCCTTAGACAAAATTAATCAAATAACCGGCTTAAGTGCTTTTTCTAATTGGTTTACCAAAACTGCCTTTAAAGGTGCTAATTGGATGTTTAAGCTGGATGGCAAAAGAAAATATTGGCAAAAATATAAGCCCTATTACGAGAGCAGCCATCTTCTTTTTACCAATAAAAAATTTATGGCGCGCGATATGTTTGGGCTCATGCGTGCCATGAATGCCAGATTTTAA
- a CDS encoding DUF2147 domain-containing protein — MKNFLLFTSFFLLILCQGFAGEEITGFWKTINEKTGRAECTIAIYEYQGKYYGRIVATFDEQGEIADTIDHPHDRAPAVLGNPYYAGLDIIWNLQKKGNKYTNGKILDPEKGRVYGAELWRQDDNLVVRGKLLCFGRNQIWLPVNEEELSGLFTQANLPAFIPNIPKVK, encoded by the coding sequence ATGAAAAATTTTCTTTTGTTTACCTCGTTTTTTTTACTGATACTTTGTCAAGGTTTTGCTGGGGAGGAAATTACAGGCTTTTGGAAAACCATCAATGAGAAAACCGGCCGGGCTGAGTGCACGATAGCTATTTACGAATATCAAGGGAAATATTATGGACGTATTGTGGCTACTTTTGATGAGCAAGGCGAAATTGCGGACACTATCGATCATCCTCATGACAGAGCCCCAGCGGTCTTAGGTAATCCTTATTATGCAGGCTTAGATATTATTTGGAATCTGCAAAAAAAAGGTAACAAATATACTAATGGAAAAATTTTAGATCCTGAAAAGGGTAGAGTGTATGGAGCAGAACTATGGCGCCAAGACGATAATTTAGTCGTGCGAGGTAAACTACTATGTTTTGGTAGAAATCAAATATGGTTACCTGTCAATGAGGAGGAGCTAAGTGGATTATTCACCCAAGCTAACTTACCTGCTTTTATACCTAACATCCCTAAAGTAAAATGA
- a CDS encoding DUF6790 family protein has product MIGFILFGMALVFTLIHKTLVKQAELREILLSYLLFFNIGIMELIAFSGHIFKSDQIAALIGWPPGSPFQLEVGVADLAFGVLGILSLYFRGLFWVATVVSSSIFLMGNFCIHMASYLDHNKAPYNSGILVWFGNLVIPLCLLILLRSYLKNFHSFPKF; this is encoded by the coding sequence ATGATCGGTTTTATACTTTTTGGAATGGCGCTTGTCTTTACCCTTATCCATAAGACATTGGTTAAACAAGCTGAGCTTCGGGAAATCTTACTTTCCTATCTTCTCTTTTTTAATATTGGAATAATGGAGCTTATTGCTTTTAGTGGTCATATTTTCAAGTCTGACCAGATTGCAGCTTTGATTGGATGGCCGCCTGGCAGTCCTTTTCAATTGGAAGTAGGTGTAGCTGATCTAGCTTTTGGGGTTTTGGGCATTTTATCTCTTTATTTTCGTGGTTTATTTTGGGTAGCCACTGTAGTAAGTTCTAGTATTTTTTTGATGGGCAATTTTTGCATCCACATGGCTTCCTATCTCGACCATAATAAAGCTCCTTATAATAGTGGTATTTTAGTATGGTTCGGTAACTTGGTGATACCCCTCTGTCTATTGATTTTGCTGAGAAGCTATCTCAAAAATTTTCATTCCTTCCCTAAATTTTAA
- a CDS encoding Spx/MgsR family RNA polymerase-binding regulatory protein, with amino-acid sequence MSVLVYLHTKCSTCQKALQFLDKANISYTAIDIVKSPPSLEELNKMLSYYKGDTKKLFNSSGRLYKELQLSQKLPYMPQNEALSLLHAQGMLVKRPFLLGDGLGLVGFQEEHWKSVFLS; translated from the coding sequence ATGTCTGTTCTTGTTTATCTGCATACAAAATGTTCTACCTGCCAGAAAGCTTTACAATTTTTAGATAAGGCTAATATTTCTTATACAGCAATAGATATCGTGAAATCTCCTCCTTCTCTTGAGGAATTAAATAAGATGCTTTCTTATTATAAAGGGGATACAAAAAAGCTTTTTAACTCTTCTGGTAGGCTTTATAAGGAACTTCAATTGAGTCAAAAATTACCTTATATGCCTCAAAATGAAGCTTTATCTTTATTGCATGCGCAAGGAATGCTTGTTAAGCGGCCTTTCTTATTAGGGGATGGCTTGGGCTTAGTAGGCTTTCAGGAAGAGCATTGGAAGTCTGTTTTTTTAAGTTAA
- a CDS encoding DUF302 domain-containing protein: MSLPSYPFIVYSSAEPPSKIIEKLISIINAKNVALFALIDHAEEALKKGLKLPYEQLLIFGDPKTGTLLMQENPAIGIELPLKILVWQNDEGLTQIGYKDPTCLAANYGIKENLQILQKMNDTLNTWVKIALQQDKEII; encoded by the coding sequence ATGAGCCTCCCTTCCTATCCCTTTATCGTCTATTCTAGTGCTGAACCACCTTCAAAAATAATCGAAAAGCTAATCAGCATTATTAATGCTAAAAATGTTGCGTTATTTGCGCTTATCGATCATGCAGAAGAAGCTTTAAAAAAAGGATTAAAGTTACCCTATGAACAGCTACTTATTTTTGGAGACCCTAAAACCGGTACTTTACTCATGCAAGAAAACCCTGCTATTGGGATAGAACTTCCTCTAAAAATTCTTGTATGGCAAAACGATGAAGGTCTTACCCAAATTGGTTATAAAGATCCTACCTGTTTAGCAGCAAACTATGGAATAAAAGAGAACCTTCAAATTTTACAAAAAATGAACGATACCCTTAACACGTGGGTAAAAATAGCACTTCAACAAGACAAGGAAATTATATGA
- a CDS encoding class I SAM-dependent methyltransferase, whose product MNEVALYLPSIADGEDKTSSFKNRLRKNYRHIRKWAKRTTTDCFRIYDREIRHYPLAIDFYAGRFCVHYFSRTREAPEPSAELKEEVEQALRSLFGVTPALIYWRTRVRRQKMEQYEKKESSKEYFIGHEYGVKFKINLRDYLDTGLFLDHRETRQIVAAACPGKRVLNLFAYTCAFSVHAARAGATFTKSVDMSNTYTAWGADNFELNALPLKKNPIIREDCLKFLNQESRTGTKYDIIIIDPPTISRSKKMLEMFDIQIDYVDLLSKAIKLLCKKGIIFFSTNSRTFVFDKSLFSTCSIIDISTKTLPLDFHDPKIHRCWKITPLSS is encoded by the coding sequence ATGAATGAAGTCGCCTTATATCTTCCGTCCATAGCAGATGGAGAAGATAAAACTTCCTCTTTTAAAAATCGCCTTAGAAAAAATTACCGTCACATTCGCAAATGGGCAAAGCGCACGACTACTGATTGCTTTCGCATTTATGATCGTGAGATAAGGCATTATCCTTTAGCAATCGATTTTTATGCAGGAAGGTTTTGTGTACATTATTTTTCTCGCACGAGAGAAGCTCCTGAACCTTCAGCTGAATTAAAGGAAGAAGTTGAGCAAGCCTTAAGATCTCTTTTTGGCGTCACTCCTGCTTTGATCTATTGGCGCACGCGTGTGCGGCGACAAAAAATGGAGCAATATGAAAAGAAGGAGAGCTCTAAAGAGTATTTTATCGGGCATGAATATGGGGTGAAGTTTAAAATTAATCTTCGTGATTACCTAGATACGGGGCTTTTTTTAGATCATCGGGAGACTCGTCAAATAGTGGCGGCAGCCTGTCCAGGCAAAAGAGTTTTAAATCTGTTTGCCTACACTTGCGCTTTTAGTGTACATGCGGCGAGAGCTGGAGCAACTTTTACAAAAAGCGTGGATATGTCGAACACTTACACCGCCTGGGGAGCTGACAACTTTGAGCTTAATGCTCTTCCTTTGAAAAAAAATCCTATTATTCGTGAAGACTGCTTAAAATTTCTAAACCAAGAAAGCCGTACAGGCACTAAATACGACATTATTATTATCGATCCTCCTACCATCTCGCGCTCGAAAAAAATGCTTGAAATGTTTGATATCCAAATCGATTATGTGGACTTATTGTCTAAAGCTATTAAACTTCTTTGCAAAAAAGGAATAATATTTTTCAGCACTAATTCGCGCACCTTTGTTTTTGATAAAAGCCTTTTTAGCACTTGTTCGATTATCGACATCTCTACTAAAACTTTGCCTTTAGATTTTCATGATCCTAAAATTCATCGTTGCTGGAAAATTACTCCTTTATCTTCATAA
- a CDS encoding BON domain-containing protein: MKKIFLMTLLSLAVISCDNKDKSVPSSPKGEHSDYLRDKADRYAVEKTPLDQSESEADRTITQKIRQAIVKDDSLSMNAKNIRIITIDGVVTLRGPIATLEEREIIIGKTKEIPGIKKIENQLEITGKKY; this comes from the coding sequence ATGAAAAAAATTTTTTTAATGACGCTGCTATCTTTAGCTGTTATTTCTTGTGATAACAAGGATAAATCTGTCCCTTCTTCACCCAAAGGAGAGCACTCAGATTATTTAAGGGATAAAGCTGATCGCTATGCAGTAGAAAAAACTCCATTAGATCAATCGGAAAGTGAAGCAGATCGTACCATTACCCAAAAAATTCGTCAGGCTATAGTGAAAGATGATTCTTTGTCTATGAATGCAAAGAACATTAGAATTATAACAATTGATGGAGTGGTGACTTTACGGGGTCCTATTGCCACACTTGAAGAAAGAGAAATTATTATTGGAAAAACCAAAGAGATTCCTGGAATAAAAAAAATAGAGAATCAACTAGAAATAACCGGAAAAAAATATTAA
- the mgtE gene encoding magnesium transporter — translation MKVSPLTSLNHLIKDKKDQELQESLKSLSGFEIADLIEKKTMPDRLFVFTLLSPQQAAETFDYLSDKQKKQILHSLSSTQIASMLTAMRSDDRTALLEELPQQVVEDYLKLLPPEQRLETLTLLGYPEDSVGRLITTDYIAVKMNWSIEQVFDYIREYGKDSETIDVIYVVDDAGILIDDLRLKEILFHPKEYKIAQIMDQKFLALSVHDAAEEAINIFKEYNRVALPVINDEGVLLGIVTIDDILRLASEENTNEVHKIGGSDALDEPYLETPFFELIKKRARWLVILFVGEMFTATAMSFFENQISRAVVLALFLPLIISSGGNAGSQSSTLIIRAMALGEVKLKDWWNIMRGEFLLGASLGLVLGVVGFIRVSLWGTLGHAYGEHWFLMAVTIFFSLIGVVLWGSLSGAMLPFVLRRLGFDPATSSAPLVATIVDVVGIVIYFTLAMVILKGSLL, via the coding sequence ATGAAAGTCTCCCCTTTGACCTCCCTCAATCATTTAATTAAAGATAAAAAAGATCAAGAATTGCAGGAGAGTTTAAAATCTCTCTCAGGATTTGAAATAGCCGATCTGATAGAAAAAAAAACTATGCCTGATCGATTATTTGTTTTTACTTTGTTATCTCCTCAACAAGCAGCTGAAACATTTGATTATCTTTCTGATAAGCAAAAAAAGCAAATTTTGCACTCATTATCTTCTACGCAAATTGCAAGCATGCTAACAGCTATGCGATCTGATGATCGTACTGCTCTTTTAGAAGAATTACCTCAGCAGGTAGTGGAAGATTATTTAAAACTTTTGCCCCCGGAGCAACGCCTTGAAACTTTAACCTTGCTAGGCTATCCGGAAGATAGCGTAGGACGGCTGATCACTACGGATTATATAGCAGTCAAGATGAATTGGAGTATAGAACAGGTATTTGATTATATTAGAGAGTATGGAAAAGATAGTGAAACAATTGATGTAATTTACGTGGTGGATGATGCAGGTATCTTGATTGATGATTTAAGGCTTAAAGAGATACTTTTTCATCCAAAAGAGTATAAAATCGCCCAAATTATGGATCAAAAATTTTTAGCTTTATCCGTTCATGATGCAGCTGAAGAAGCTATTAATATATTTAAAGAATATAATCGCGTTGCTTTACCAGTTATAAATGATGAAGGAGTTTTGCTAGGTATCGTCACCATTGATGATATTTTGCGATTAGCTTCTGAAGAAAATACTAACGAAGTGCATAAAATTGGTGGAAGTGATGCTCTAGATGAGCCTTATTTGGAGACTCCTTTTTTTGAATTGATAAAAAAAAGAGCTCGTTGGCTGGTCATACTATTTGTAGGCGAAATGTTTACAGCTACAGCCATGAGTTTCTTCGAAAATCAAATTTCAAGAGCTGTCGTTTTAGCTTTATTTCTTCCTTTGATAATTTCCAGTGGGGGAAATGCGGGCTCACAATCTTCTACCCTTATTATTCGCGCAATGGCTTTAGGTGAAGTGAAGCTCAAAGATTGGTGGAATATTATGCGGGGAGAATTTCTTTTAGGCGCCTCCTTAGGCTTAGTATTAGGGGTGGTAGGGTTTATTCGGGTATCGCTATGGGGGACTTTAGGGCATGCATATGGTGAACATTGGTTTTTAATGGCCGTTACTATCTTTTTTTCTTTAATAGGAGTGGTACTATGGGGATCACTTTCAGGAGCTATGTTGCCTTTTGTTTTACGCCGTCTAGGATTTGATCCCGCTACCTCTTCAGCTCCCTTAGTGGCTACCATTGTAGATGTAGTAGGAATCGTCATCTATTTTACCTTGGCGATGGTAATACTCAAAGGCTCATTATTATGA
- a CDS encoding Hsp20/alpha crystallin family protein, with amino-acid sequence MSFNLFPSIFNRDPLFRFPKNLMRELEQFYGEERDQGLTIYEDKNNNIVVEAAMPGLNPEEIEINLNKGVLWIKGEKKEEESDRDKKFYRRSMRSFSYSVALPEQVNDREEPQASYKDGVLQISFQKAKSSEAKRISVKSEK; translated from the coding sequence ATGTCTTTTAACCTATTCCCTTCCATTTTCAATCGTGACCCCTTATTTCGTTTTCCAAAAAATCTCATGCGTGAGCTTGAGCAATTTTATGGTGAGGAAAGAGATCAAGGGCTTACTATTTATGAGGACAAAAATAACAACATTGTCGTAGAAGCCGCTATGCCTGGTTTAAATCCGGAGGAAATTGAAATTAATTTAAATAAAGGTGTTCTGTGGATTAAAGGAGAAAAAAAAGAAGAAGAAAGTGATAGAGATAAGAAATTTTATAGAAGATCGATGCGTTCATTTTCTTATAGCGTAGCTCTCCCCGAACAAGTTAACGATCGTGAAGAACCTCAAGCCTCTTATAAAGATGGTGTTTTACAGATTAGCTTTCAAAAAGCAAAATCTTCCGAAGCTAAACGGATCTCTGTGAAAAGCGAAAAATAA
- a CDS encoding cation:proton antiporter has protein sequence MLIHNFFLQLVIILFMARVLGEFFARFNIPSVIGELFAGVLIGPSLFNLIEPNEMIKLLAEIGIILLLFEVGLETDMGRLAKTGSKPLIVAVGGVIIPFTLGFLVSYQLFDLSLLVSLFIASTLTATSIGITIRVLTDLKKQSSDEAQIVLGAAVIDDIIGIILLSILYEFSQGGGISFINIGKVLLFICLFLILAPIAAKFISNIIKHYEEKSEIPGLLPTTIVSLILLFAWLAHQMGAPALLGGFAAGLALSRQFFLPWGTYSPLNEEFSHKVETQMKPIVHLFTPLFFVTIGLSLNLSEINWGSTFIWLLSISILIVAIVGKLSSGFLLFKENKWIKWAVGIAMVPRGEVGLIFAEVGKDSKIFDNDLYASMIIVIAITTVFTPFFMRFFYNLQAQAENEVKS, from the coding sequence ATGCTAATTCACAACTTTTTTCTCCAGCTTGTCATTATTCTATTTATGGCTAGAGTGTTAGGAGAATTTTTCGCTAGGTTTAATATTCCCTCTGTTATTGGTGAACTTTTTGCCGGCGTTCTCATTGGACCTAGCCTGTTTAACTTAATAGAGCCTAACGAGATGATTAAGTTATTGGCAGAAATAGGAATTATTCTTCTTCTTTTTGAAGTAGGACTTGAAACGGATATGGGAAGGTTAGCAAAGACAGGCAGCAAGCCTCTTATAGTAGCAGTAGGAGGGGTTATCATTCCCTTTACGCTCGGTTTTCTTGTCAGCTACCAACTATTTGACTTAAGCCTACTCGTATCTTTATTTATTGCAAGCACATTAACAGCGACTAGCATTGGAATAACAATTCGAGTGCTTACTGATCTTAAAAAACAGAGTAGCGATGAAGCCCAAATTGTACTTGGCGCCGCTGTCATCGACGATATCATAGGTATTATTTTGTTATCTATCCTTTATGAATTCTCTCAAGGAGGAGGGATTAGCTTTATAAATATTGGCAAAGTGCTCCTATTCATCTGTTTATTTCTTATTTTAGCCCCTATAGCTGCTAAATTTATCTCTAATATCATCAAACATTATGAAGAGAAAAGTGAGATTCCTGGACTTCTTCCCACCACTATCGTTTCTCTAATATTATTGTTTGCTTGGCTAGCTCATCAGATGGGAGCTCCTGCACTTTTAGGAGGATTTGCAGCAGGCCTTGCTCTTTCTCGACAATTCTTTCTACCTTGGGGAACTTATTCTCCTCTTAACGAAGAGTTTTCTCATAAAGTGGAAACCCAAATGAAGCCAATCGTTCATCTATTTACGCCTCTATTTTTTGTCACGATAGGTTTATCTTTAAACCTTAGCGAAATCAATTGGGGATCAACCTTCATTTGGCTACTCTCTATTTCTATACTTATCGTCGCAATAGTGGGTAAGCTATCATCAGGCTTCCTTCTTTTTAAAGAAAATAAATGGATCAAATGGGCTGTGGGTATTGCGATGGTTCCAAGAGGAGAAGTGGGGCTAATTTTTGCAGAAGTGGGGAAAGATAGCAAAATTTTTGATAACGATTTGTATGCTTCTATGATCATTGTGATTGCCATTACTACGGTCTTTACCCCGTTCTTTATGCGATTCTTCTACAATCTTCAAGCTCAGGCAGAAAATGAAGTAAAAAGCTAA
- a CDS encoding type IV toxin-antitoxin system AbiEi family antitoxin domain-containing protein, with the protein MQIGKFHHLYYLMQTLLKSKFCLIPESTGLTLRGFSYIKPLNIRGFMKTPESELFEIAETQQGYFTFQQATAAGFSDKNHAYHIKTGDWVKAFRVYTVSPNIR; encoded by the coding sequence TTGCAAATAGGAAAATTCCATCATTTATACTATTTAATGCAAACTCTTCTAAAGTCTAAATTTTGCTTAATCCCCGAATCAACAGGCTTGACATTACGAGGTTTTTCTTATATAAAACCCTTAAATATTAGGGGATTTATGAAAACTCCAGAGTCGGAACTTTTTGAAATAGCAGAAACCCAGCAAGGGTATTTTACCTTTCAACAAGCGACAGCTGCTGGATTCAGTGATAAAAATCATGCGTATCATATCAAAACCGGTGATTGGGTTAAAGCTTTTAGGGTATATACCGTCTCGCCAAATATCCGGTAG
- a CDS encoding recombinase family protein, with protein MFARNYVLQSRDNVKRSKKQAVKSGNWIGLAPIGYLHLSDEQGEKNVIPDSERSPFIVKLFELYATGNYSLLKLAEEAEKVGFRTKKGKRVARSQIDSILKNPFYCGMMRTKYGLTEHHYKPLISSSLYQQAQDVSAAYYKKPHKKISEPFILRGMITCAHCGCTVTPEIHKKRYIYYSCTNAKGVCKKVYIREESLVESLSQYFDHIALSNQQIADVTSYLKKIHESENLFLTESLTALRNEQGRIPKRIGQMYDDKLDRLIDEKMYLEKVRDCKARQVKIIEQMARHEQAD; from the coding sequence ATGTTTGCTCGTAACTATGTCCTTCAGTCGAGGGACAACGTTAAGCGAAGTAAAAAGCAAGCTGTTAAAAGTGGAAATTGGATAGGCTTAGCACCTATTGGGTATCTTCATCTGTCGGATGAACAAGGCGAAAAGAACGTGATACCCGATTCAGAACGATCACCCTTTATCGTTAAATTGTTTGAATTATATGCAACAGGCAATTATTCGCTCCTTAAACTGGCAGAAGAAGCCGAAAAAGTCGGTTTTCGAACTAAAAAAGGTAAAAGGGTTGCAAGATCTCAAATCGATTCTATTCTTAAAAACCCATTTTATTGCGGAATGATGAGGACGAAGTATGGTTTGACGGAACACCATTATAAGCCTCTCATTTCTTCTTCACTTTATCAACAAGCACAAGATGTTTCAGCAGCGTATTACAAGAAGCCTCATAAAAAGATTTCTGAACCATTTATCCTTCGAGGCATGATTACTTGCGCTCATTGTGGCTGTACGGTCACTCCCGAGATTCATAAGAAGCGTTACATCTACTATAGCTGTACGAATGCCAAGGGAGTTTGCAAAAAAGTATATATCCGTGAAGAGTCCTTGGTTGAGTCTCTTTCTCAATACTTTGACCACATTGCCTTAAGCAACCAGCAAATTGCTGATGTCACAAGCTATCTAAAGAAAATCCATGAATCCGAGAACCTTTTCCTTACTGAAAGTTTAACTGCCCTGCGAAACGAGCAGGGCCGTATCCCAAAGCGAATCGGTCAGATGTACGATGATAAGTTAGATAGACTGATTGATGAGAAGATGTATCTTGAAAAAGTGAGAGATTGCAAAGCTCGACAAGTTAAGATCATTGAGCAGATGGCTCGCCATGAGCAAGCAGATTAA
- a CDS encoding SEC-C metal-binding domain-containing protein — protein sequence MTEKVSRNDPCPCGSGKKYKNCCWGKKYTKKKLTAKWLNQPAMPNLMERTFGDSIAKTFKQAPPLLHAEKEVSSVEAPPLEKTE from the coding sequence ATGACAGAAAAAGTGAGTCGTAATGATCCCTGCCCCTGCGGATCAGGAAAGAAATATAAAAATTGTTGCTGGGGAAAAAAGTACACTAAAAAGAAACTTACTGCTAAATGGTTAAATCAGCCTGCTATGCCTAATCTTATGGAACGCACTTTCGGAGATTCTATTGCTAAAACTTTTAAGCAGGCGCCGCCCCTACTCCATGCGGAAAAGGAAGTCTCTTCTGTAGAAGCCCCCCCTTTAGAGAAAACAGAGTGA